The region AAAAAGCGAAGACAGCCTACATGGGCCGCGATTTGTCGCAGGCTCAGTTCCCCCGCACTGGCGAGGAGGCGATGATCGAGCTTGAGGTTCGAGCTCAAACCCTGCAGTGGGTTGTTGAAATGGCCGGTCTGACAGGGAAAGCTGTCGACTACGCAGCCAACCGCTATCACGAGGACACCGCGTTCTTGCTGGTCTACTCGATGCCAAACGAAGATGGGCTCCAGACGTTCCGCTGTGGTGGTGGTAGCCCGGGCGCCGCTCTTGCTCAATTCGCGCAGCAGAATCCTGACCGAGTTCAGCTCGTGCAGGAGATCTTTGTGGACAAACGAAGCCTTCAGCCGGAAGCGGCATAACGATTCACCCAAACCCCACCGCTGCGGATTCCACGGTCATCTGCCCATTCCATGAGCATCTGACCACCGATTCCACGCTGATCCGGCCACCCATTCCACGCGCATCCGGCCACTGATTCCACGGCCATCCGGCCACTCAACCGGGCAGGCAGCTACGCAGGATTTCTTCACTACCATCGACCTCTTTTTCGAAGCAGAGAGGTCGTCGTGGAGCGTTTATCCATGCGTAAGATTCGCGAAGTACTACGTCTCAAGTTCGAGGTCGGACTATCAGCTCGCCAGATTGCGGTCAGCGTGCAGGTCGGTCGTGTCACCGTCGGCGACTACCCTCAATCGTTTTGCCGCCAGTGGTCTCAGTTGGCCCTGTTCGTTGTCCGATGCCGAGTTGGAGCAGCAACTGTTCCCGCCGGCCCCGGCGGTTGCCAGCGAGAAGCGGCCTTTACCCGATTGGGCATGGGTGCATGCCGAACTGCGCCGCCCCGGGGTGACCCTGGCGCTGCTCTGGCAGGAGTACCGCCTGAGCCAGCCGCAGGGCTTTCAGTACAGCTGGTTCTGTGAGCACTACCGGGCCTGGCAGGGCAAGCTGGACGTGGTGATGCGTCAGGAGCACCGCGTCGGCGAGAAGCTGTTCGTCGACTATGCCGGCCAGACGGTGCCGGTTATCGACCGCCACAGCGGCGAGATCCGCCAGGCGCAGGTGTTCGTCGCGGTGCTCGGCGCGTCCAGCTACACCTTCGCCGAAGCCACCTGGTCGCAGCAGCTGCCGGACTGGCTAGGCTCGCATACCCGTTGCTTCGCCTTCCTCGGCGGCGTGCCGGAGATCGTGGTGCCGGACAACCTGCGCAGCGCGGTGAGCAAGGCCCATCGTTACGAGCCGGACATCAACCCCAGCTACCGCGACCTTGCCGAGCACTACGGAGTGGCGGTGGTGCCGGCGCGGGCACGCAAACCGCGCGACAAGGCCAAGGCCGAAGTCGGCGTGCAGGTGGTCGAGCGTTGGATCCTCGCGGCCCTGCGCAACCGTCAGTTCTTCTCCTTGGACGAACTCAACAGCGCCATCTCCGTGTTGCTGGAGCGGCTCAACCAACGCCCGTTCAAGAAGCTGCCGGGCTCGCGCCAGACGGCCTTCGACAGCCTGGATCGTCCGGCGCTGCGCCCCCCTGCCGGAGCAACCCTACGTCTACGCCGAGTGGAAGAAAGCGCGGGTGCACATCGACTACCACGTCGAGGTCGATGGGCATTACTACTCGGTGCCGTATCAACTGGTGAAGAAGCAGCTGGAGGTGCGCCTGACGGCGCGCACCGTCGAGTGTTTCCACGCCAACCAGCGAGTGGCCAGCCACCTGCGCTCAATGCACAAGGGCCGGCACAGCACGCAGGCCGAGCACATGCCCAAGAGCCATCGCGAGCATGCCGAGTGGACGCCACAACGGCTGATCCGCTGGGCCGAGCAGACCGGGCCGAACACCGCCGGCGTGATCCGGCACATCCTCGAACGGCGCATCCATCCGCAGCAGGGCTACCGGGCCTGCCTGGGCATCCTGCGCCTGGGCAAAACCCACGGCGAAGTGCGCCTGGAGTTGGCCTGCCGTCGCGCCATCAGCCTCGGCACGTGCAGCTACAAGAGCCTCGAATCGATCCTGCGCCAGGGGCTGGAGAACCTGCCGCTGGCCCAGCAGCACCTGCCCCTGCTGCCGGACGACCACGCCAACCTGCGCGGCCCCGGCTACTACCACTGAACACAAGGAATCCCACCATGCTGCCCCATCCGACCCTGGACAAGCTGCAAACCCTGCGCCTGCACGGCATGCTCAAGGCGCTGAACGAACAACTGAAAACCCCGGACATCGACAGCCTGAGCTTCGAGGAACGCCTCGGCCTGCTGGTCGACCGCGAGCTGACTGAACGCGACGACAAGCGCCTGAGCAGCCGCCTGCGCCAGGCCCGGCTCAAGCACAACGCCTGCCTCGAAGACATCGACTACCGCAGCCCGCGCGGGCTGGATAAGGCGCTGATCCTGCAACTGAGCGGCGGCCAGTGGCTACGCGACGGCCTCAACCTGATCATCGGCGGCCCCACCGGTGTCGGTAAAACCTGGCTGGCCTGCGCCCTGGCCCACCAGGCCTGCCGAGAAGGCTACAGCGTGCGTTACCTGCGCTTGCCGCGTTTGCTGGAAGAACTGGGTCTGGCCCATGGCGACGGGCGCTTCGCCAAGCTGATGAGCAGCTACGCCAAGACCGACCTGCTGATCCTCGATGACTGGGGCTTGGCCCCGTTCACCGCCGAACAGCGGCGCGACATGCTGGAGCTACTGGACGACCGCTACGGCCAGCGCTCGACCATCGTTACCAGCCAGATGCCGGTGGACAACTGGCACGAACTGATCGGCGATCCGACCCTGGCCGACGCTATCCTCGACCGCCTGGTGCACAACGCTTACCGGATCAATCTGAAGGGTGAATCAATGCGCAAACGGACGCAGAAATTGACGACGCCAGCCAACCCGGACTAACAATGCCACCCCTGCGTCGCTGCGCTCCGACTGCCCGGCCGGATGGCCGTGGAACAGGTGGCCAGATGGCCCTGGAATGCCTGGCCAGATGAGAGCGGACTGGGTGGCCGGATGGCGTGGAATCCGCACCTTGTGCAAGGCTTTCCGCAATGTCGTGCGCCGTGGGATTGGCTGGTTTGAGTACCATGAAGGCTTCAAACCCTACATGCGCCACCTCCCCGATATCGTCTCCAAGCCATTGAGCGACGCGCTTGTGAGCTGGCACATCGTCTCCAATGTCATTAAACAGCTTGAGATAGGCTTTAGCAGGGGCGATGACAGTGCCGTAGTCGCCTGAGCGCATTTCATCGAGATGAAGCGCATAATCGTTTCGCTGTCGTGCGTGCGCAGCTGTTTGCTTTGCTCGGCGAGCGCGCTCCCTTTCATCTTGCTTGGTCTGCCACTCTGACAAAACCGGCGCAACAAGATTTTCGACCCACTCCATTAGCTCAGTGGAGTGCGCAGCGAAGCGTCTTGCGACTGCACGAACCTCAGAGCCATTCTGTTCGTCATGCGGAGTGAGCTGAACCAAATGGCGCCAACGTTCATCGCTGTGATCCGAGTGATCAAGCGTCTCGAGTAACGCAATCACATCAGCGGCGTTCGGCGCAAAAGCGGATGACCGCTCTCTCAACCGCCAGGCTAATTGCCAAAGATTGTGATGACTGGGTCGTTCGAGTAGTACATATCGCTGTACGGCCTGGCGTAAACGATCTTCGCGGCGTATGAGGATCTCGAGCTGCTGGCGAGATTCGCGGTGATATCCGGCGCTAGCATCAAATGGTTCTAGCCAAGACCAGAGCTTTTCGGCGGTGACGCCACCGGTTTCTACGCGACGTGCGGTCAGGTGATATGCCAAATCAGTTAAGACGTCATTTCCGGGACGGTCGTACCGCTTGCCAAGTGTTTCTGCTGCTACGGCTAAGCGGTCAAGTATCCCTTCAATCCTAGAGTCAGGAAGCCGCATTTTTAGGCCTAACAGTACCCCAATCGTACTGCTGTTATTGAGGGCGTGAGCGACCACTAGATCGACGATAAGTCTGTCGTCTACACGCTCGTAACCAATCTCATCAATCAGCTCGATGGCTAGTCGAGTCGAAAGTTCATCTTCATAGCCGTGTAGCGCGTGCAGGATAGTCGACCAATCATCCTCACCATCTATTTCGGAAAGAGCATCACCTGCGGCTCTCCGGATCGCGAAAATGATCTTTGGTTCGAGAATTATCCTTCGCAAATCAACTGTTAACTGTGAAGCAATCTTTTGACCTTTTACTGCTTCGAGCAGAAGGAGGCATAGACCAAATGGCGTGTCCGGCGCTGTAATCAGTCGCCGTATGTCTCCAATGAGCTCGGGTTGTGTGATGCCACGTAACGAATAAGGTTGCCAAGCCCGAAAACGAGGATTGTCGGTAGCCAGTACCTCTAGTGCGGCAAGTAGCGAGCGAGCCTGCTCGACGGTGAGATCGTCTGCATCACCATATTCGATCACGCCCATCGGATCAGTGGAGATTACCGCTTGAGCAAGAGCTGGCTCATGAGCAAGCCACGCATGAATGCCACGTAAACTTGCCGGCACGAGTCCATGGCTGTGAAACATTGAAAGCAGGCGCCTGCGTTTTTGCGGGGTGTCAGCCTGTTTCACGAGCCATTGAGCCCCGAGATATTCGCCGACACGACGATGCACATAGCCAAACCGATCGGCACCATCGGCTTTGAATAACCGTGTGCCAAGCATTTCCCCTATGAACTCTCCGTCAGGAAGGCGAGAAATATCGGCGAGCTGCACCTCGCCTTCAGCGGAGTTGGCTGCGGATGCTCGAACGATGACTTCGCTGCCAGTAAGAATCAAACCAGCAAAGGCAGCGCCTGCGGTGTCAAGACCTGTTTCTCGTGCGAGCTGGATGTGGGCCTTCGCATCCCGGTGCTCGACGCGCAAAACCTCAACTGCTCGACTGAAGAGCTCGCTACGTGTCTCCGGCAGCTTTCCCGATCCGGCGACAGTGGAGATGAGTTTGAGGGTCTGTGGATTGCCAAGTAGCCCGTTGAGCCCGCGCGCGTTGAAATGCTCGACCACCGTTCTGGCGCTCTCGACCCCAAGGGAGACACTTAGAAAGATTGTTGCATCATCTTCATCAAAGGGCTCTAGATGCAGCTCAAGCGGCTCCTCTGGATACTGCTCACGAATAGCCTCTATCCCAGTGGCGCTGCGCCAGTCCGCGACACGGCACGATAGCACGAAGTGCGGGTAGCCAAGTCTTCCAAGCTGGCGTAGCACTAAGTCCACCGCATCACCTTCTTGTTGAGCGTTTACCTCATCAAGTGCATCAATCACCAGCGTCTTGGCGTCGCCCAGTAGTGTTCTCGGGTCATGACGATTGATCAGTTGGCGAGCGGTGCAGCGTGCATAGCCGGGAGCGGTTGCAAGCCATTCGAGCAGATGTGACTTTCCCATTCCCGCTTCCCCGAGAATGAGAAGAGGTTCGTTCCGCTCATGCAGCTCGACTTGAGACAGCTTGGCTCGACCGTTTGGGATTTCGTACCAAAGCGTCCGTTCAACAATCTCGTGCACCGTCAAATTTGCACATTCACTCATGTCTTACCGACGCCTCATCCGGTGCCCAAGCCTGATTCTATCCTGCTGAGATTTAGGGTTGAAAGCTGCCATTCAGCGTGGTGTAACTGAATCGCCCCTAGTTTCGTAGACACCTCCAAGCCTCATAATGAGGCCCAAATAGGAGGTGCCATGAGTCGTCAGCGTTACCCCGAAGAATTCAAGATCGAAGCGGTCAAGCAAGTGACCGAGAAAGGCAAACCCGTCGCCGATGTCGCCCAGCGCCTGGGCATGTCCGTGCATAGCCTTTACGCCTGGATCAAGGTCTACAGCAAGCCCCAAGAGCAGCGTCAGCAAGACGACGATCAGCAGGCCGAACTGCGCAAGCTGCGCGCTGAACTCAAGCGCGTGACGGAAGAGCGAGACATCTTAAAAAAGGCCGCCGCGTACTTTGCCAAGGAGTGCGGCTGAAGTACGCCTTCATCAAGAAGCACTCGACTGATTACCCGGTGCGGCGCCTTTGCCAAACCCTCAAGGTGCACCCCAGCGGCTACTACGCCTGGCTGGCCGAGCCTCAATCTGCCCGAGCAAAAGAAGATCAACGTCTGCTTGGCTTGATCAAACACGCTTGGCTAGAAAGCGGAGGTGTATACGGCTACCGCAAAATTCACGATGACCTACGTGAGCTGGGAGAGGAATGCGGACGAAATCGAGTCGGGCGCTTGATGCAGGCGGAGGGGCTGCGTTCGCAAACGGGCTATCGGCGGCGTCCAGGGTTTTACGGTGGAAA is a window of Pseudomonas putida DNA encoding:
- a CDS encoding IS3 family transposase (programmed frameshift), translating into MSRQRYPEEFKIEAVKQVTEKGKPVADVAQRLGMSVHSLYAWIKVYSKPQEQRQQDDDQQAELRKLRAELKRVTEERDNLKKGRRVLCQGVRLKYAFIKKHSTDYPVRRLCQTLKVHPSGYYAWLAEPQSARAKEDQRLLGLIKHAWLESGGVYGYRKIHDDLRELGEECGRNRVGRLMQAEGLRSQTGYRRRPGFYGGKPTVASPNHLARQFKVSEPNKVWVTDITYIRTYEGWLYLAVVLDLFSRQVIGWSMKPRMCSDLAIDAMLMAVWRRKPQQQVMIHSDQGSQFSSSDWQSFLKANNVISSMSRRGNCHDNAVAESFFQLLKRERIRRKIYTTREEARSDIFDYIEMFYNPKRRHSSAMQLSPIEYEKRYFLSLESV
- a CDS encoding ATP-binding protein produces the protein MLPHPTLDKLQTLRLHGMLKALNEQLKTPDIDSLSFEERLGLLVDRELTERDDKRLSSRLRQARLKHNACLEDIDYRSPRGLDKALILQLSGGQWLRDGLNLIIGGPTGVGKTWLACALAHQACREGYSVRYLRLPRLLEELGLAHGDGRFAKLMSSYAKTDLLILDDWGLAPFTAEQRRDMLELLDDRYGQRSTIVTSQMPVDNWHELIGDPTLADAILDRLVHNAYRINLKGESMRKRTQKLTTPANPD